From the Actinomadura luzonensis genome, the window CGAGGGTCAGCTCGTCGTGGTTGCGGAGGAACATCGCCCACTGGCAGTCCTTGGGGGGCGCGGGGCGTTCGCGGAGCGCGTCGGCGAGGGGGCGGGCGTCCTGGCGGGCCATCGACAGCCAGGCCTTCTGCATGCCGATGAAGTCGAAGCACATGGTGACCTGGTCGCCGAGGCCGTCGCCGAAGTAGCGGATTAACTCCGGATAGGGCACGTTGACCTCGCCGAGCAGGATCGAGCCGCCCTTGCGCCGGGTCATGAACGCCCGCAGGTCCTGGAGGAACTCGTGCGGGTCGGGCAGCTTCGGGTCCACGTTCTCGATGAGGAACGGCACGGCGTCCACCCGGAAGCCCGACAGGCCCAGCTCCATCCAGAACCCGAGGATGCGGGTGATCTCGTCCCTGACCTCGGGGTTGGCCACGTTGAGGTCCGGCTGGTGCTTGTAGAAGCTGTGCAGGTAGTACTGCTCGGAGCCCTCGTCCCACTGCCAGATGGAGTCCTCCTTGTCGGGGAAGACCACCTTGCTCGGGTCGTCCGGCTCCGGCTTGTCGGACCAGACGTACCAGTCGCGGAAGGGGGAGTCCTTGCTGCTGCGCGACTCCTTGAACCAGGGGTGCTGGTCGGAGGTGTGGTTGACGACCAGGTCCGCGATGACCCGCAGGCCCCGGTCGTGGGCGGTGCGCATGAACTCCACGAAGTCGCCCAGCGTGCCGAGGCGGGGGTCGACGCTGTAGAAGTCGGTGATGTCGTAGCCGTCGTCCCGGTTGGGGGTCGGGAAGAACGGCATCAGCCACAAGCACGTCACACCGAGCCCGGCCAGGTAGTCGATCTGCTGCGTGAGCCCGCGGAAGTCGCCGACCCCGTCACCGTTGCCGTCCTTGAAGGTCTCCACGTCGAGGCAATAGACGACGGCGTTCTTCCACCAGACGTCGGAGGTGTACGTCAGTCGCATCGTGCCCGACTACCCCTCCTCCGGCGATTCACGCGAGCGATCGCACCGCCCGCTCGACGAGGTGCCTGCCGAGCAGGTCGACGCCGAAGGCGGCGGTGCGATTGCCGATCGGATTTCGCTCATGCTGTCGATCCGGGTCCGGCGGGCGGGTTTTACTGGTGGCACACCCGTGGAGCCGAGCGCCCGAAGGGACGATGATCATCGTGCAGACCATCACGCTCAGCGAGCTGACGCAGGATCTCGTGGCCTGGATGACCTACGACGGCACC encodes:
- a CDS encoding alpha-amylase family protein, whose protein sequence is MRLTYTSDVWWKNAVVYCLDVETFKDGNGDGVGDFRGLTQQIDYLAGLGVTCLWLMPFFPTPNRDDGYDITDFYSVDPRLGTLGDFVEFMRTAHDRGLRVIADLVVNHTSDQHPWFKESRSSKDSPFRDWYVWSDKPEPDDPSKVVFPDKEDSIWQWDEGSEQYYLHSFYKHQPDLNVANPEVRDEITRILGFWMELGLSGFRVDAVPFLIENVDPKLPDPHEFLQDLRAFMTRRKGGSILLGEVNVPYPELIRYFGDGLGDQVTMCFDFIGMQKAWLSMARQDARPLADALRERPAPPKDCQWAMFLRNHDELTLDKLTDEEREEVFQAFGPEKDMQIFGRGLRRRLPTMLGGDLRRIKMAYSLLFSLPGTPVIFYGEEIGMGENLEEEGRLAVRIPMQWSSDGGFSPAEPVREIPEGSFAPDRVNVADQKRDTASLLRWFQLLIERYRECPELAWGEYTVLDSGHDAVLAHRCDADGASVVVVHNLCDTAVDVELKLPGLEGNQLTDLLVDGTLDVPEDAVVTVPLGPHGCRWLRASPPEIAPEDASVKFQ